In Micrococcales bacterium, the DNA window ACCCCGCAGCCTGCCGATCGACGCAGACTTAACTGCAAAAGACAGGCCACCGGGTATTCCCGGCAATACGACACAACGCTCCTTGGTTTGGGGGCAATCCCACATTCGCCTCAGAGCGGACAGACCCTTCGAAACGGCCGATTCGCGCCATCGCCTGGAAAACCGCCTCGGTGGGCGGACTGAATGGGATTGGTAAATCGCCCGCACCTAGCCAACGGCGACCTGAGGCCGGTTGAATTCGATGGCGCTGACACCGCCAGGCGTTTTGCCGGGCGCGAAATCGGAATCAATACACAGGCCACTGGTAGTTGTGACTGATGCCGGTTGAGTACGCCTCATGCTCCTGATCAAACCGGGGTTTGGCGCACTTCTCCTCAAAGACGACCGGTGACGAAACGCCAGGCGGACTCGCAGAAAGGTTGATGCGTGAGACTGCTGCCACAGGCACAAACCAGACGGCCAGCGAGGCTGCGTCGCCTGGTTTTGCTATGCCTGGCGGCCTTGCTCTTCCTGCCCGCCCAGTTCGCCTTTTCCGGAGCTGGCAAATCCGCCGCCTTAGGTACCGACGCAGCCGATGAAGCCAGTTTGGCGGCCGCCACCGGCTCCATTGCCGGAGAGCTATGGGTAGATGGCAATGGTACTGGATCAACTGACTGGAACGGATTGCGTGATCCAGGTGAACCGCCGCTGGCCGGCTACACCGTGCTGCTATTCGAGGCTGGCTCTTTGACCTCGCCAATCGAACAGACGACAACCGCGGCCGATGGCGCCTACCGCTTCGAAGGCCTGGCGGCGGGCAGCTACGTGGTTGGGTTGGCCTCCGGTTTTGTGGGCGGCACCGAATACCTGCTGCCAATGGCCGTGACCAGTCAATCGAAACTCGCCGTCAGCTGGAGTTCAGTCCCACTCAGGGCTTTTTCCGAAGTGCTCGAGATCACCGACCAAGGTGAGGCGCTCAGTGGCATCAACGCTGGTATGCGCCTGCCGATGGGAATAGCGCCGGCTGCCGCCTACTCGATCAACCTCTCTTCGCTAGGCACTCTTCCCACTGGCACAACGTGGACCAGCGGCAGCGGCACCTTGGCCTTCACCACCGCCTCGGTTGCGCATACCTACACTCTCACGCAAAGCGGTGCCACCTCCGTCAAAGTCATTACGGTTGCCGGCACAACCGCCGCCCCAGGTGGCCCGTCGATCACCTTCAGCGGGGTCGGTGCGCAAATCAACGTGAGCGTGACGGCTGGCAGCCCAACTCTGGTCCTGAGCGGCACCTCTCTTCAATCGACTTCCACCGTCAACCTGGCGGCCAGCACGAGTCCAACGCTTCTGCTCGCTGGAACCAACACAATCGCTGGCAGCATCCTTGTGGCTAGCAGCGGCACGCTCAAGCTTGACAGCGCTGCCTCACGGGGCACCGGCAGCACCGACGGATCGCTCACGGTAACGGTCCCACAAGTGTCATCGGGGCAATCTGCTGCTGGAATTGGCGGCTCGGGCACCCAAGCCGTTGGCACTGTGATTATCGATGGCGGCACCATCACCGCGATCGGAGGATCTAGCGCCAGCGGCAGCAACGGCGCAGCTGGTATTGGCGGCGGCAGCGGTGGGGCTGGCGGGACTGTCACGATCAATGGCGGTAGCGTCACCGCCACGGGCGGGGCGAGGGGCAACGGCGCTGGAGCGGGAATTGGCGGTGGTGGTGACGCCAACAATGCCGGCGGGTCTGGCGGAACCGTCACTATCACCGGCGGTACTGTCACCGCCACGGGTGGCAGCGCTGGTGGTGCCGGTGTTGGCGGCGGCCGGGGTTTCACAAATGGAACCGGGGGCACGGTGTCAATCACCGGCGGCAACGTCACTGCTATTTCGGCCGGCGGGCCTGGTATTGGCGGTGGAGGAAATTCTTCGGTTGGTACCGCGCTGACCCTTGGCAAAAATGCTGAGGTCAAAGCCTATTCCTCACAGAGCCTTGCGGCTTTCTCACAACCAGCCATTTACCCGGCATCTTTGTGGGGTGACGGGTTCTTGGTCAATGCCAAGCTAAACGGGTCAATCTCCTCGACCGACACCACGCTGCAAGCCTTTGGCGGCAGTCGTAGTCCGGTCACATTGACGCTGCCAGGCCGCTTCAGTGCCTTCGCCTACTCCGTCGGTGCCGGTCCGTCGCACTATGAAAACATTGTGGCCTCCGATGCCGCCAGCGGAGCCCCAAGGGGGTTGCTGGTTAGGGACGACGGCACTAACCAGCCCGAAATCCCCACCATCAATACGCTCGGAGGCTACAGCGCCTACAACGGTGGCCTCAACAACGCTGTGCTGCCAGTCAAGCTGATGCCCAACTTCACCGTCGCCTACCTCGCTAACGGCGGCAGCTTTGCTGGTGGCGGCACTAGCTACGTTTTCGACACCGGCGTGCCCCTGAACAGCGGATCGGCCAGCGTGATCATTCTGGACGCCGCCGCCATCGGCCTCAACCCACCCTCCCCGCAGCACAGTTTTGAAGGCTGGAACACCGCCGCCAATGGTCAAGGCGCGGCATTTAGCACCGATAACCGAAGCACTACCACCATTACCTCCAGCTTGGTGCTTTACGCCCAGTTCTCCACGCCACCAATCGATCTGTCAGAAACGACCACCTCTGACCCGAGTGGCGCTTACACAGTGGGCGCGGGGATGAACCCATATTCTGTTCAGCAGCCCAGCGGCGCAGGGCCGGTTGGCGGCACATTGCGGTCGCTGACCTTCAACGCGGCCGCCAACGGCGAGAGCTTCGGCATTATCCAAAGCGGTCGTCTGGCCAGCCCCGGCAACCCGGCTGAGCCAAAACACGGCACCTCGATTTTTGGCAGTATTATTGTGGCCGCGAGCACCAGCGTGACTCTGGTCATTGACGACATTGACGTTATCGGCAGCATTTCCGTAGGGGTCAACGCCTCCTTGACCTTGCAGTTGGCCAACTCGGCCGGTTACGGTCCCAGCTACCTGCATGGCTCGATCATCAAACCGGCCGGGAACGGCCCCAACACCACTCTGATAGTCGATAGCGCCTCTGCCACGCCCACAAATCCAGGGCCGCTGGACGGGTCGTTGGTGGTCACGCCGACCGCAGCCAACACTATGGCCGTCGACTTTACTGGGAAGGTCTTCGTGCAGGGCGGCAGCCTTGTAGCGACCGGCGCCGGCAGCGCCGATGGCGCCAACATCCGCGAGTTGACAATGGATGGCGGCCTGTTCTCAGTTACCGGTTCCAACACCGGGCTAAGCGCCATGTACATCGTGATCAACGATGGCACCCTGGAAGGTACCAATACCAATGGCGGGCTGGTTGGCGGCGCCATCGCTGCAACCACCAGCCTAAAGATGTCCGGCGGCAGCCTAACTGCCACAGGAGCTGGTATGTCGGCTGGTGTCAGCGGCGCCGCCGGCACTACAGTCGAAATTGCTGGTGGAGTTGTTGATGCCACCGGTGGCTCGTACTTTGGAGTGGGCGCTGCGGGCATTGGCGGCGGCGCCTCGGCGCCGGCCGGAACCATCAAGATCACTGGCGGAGTGGTTAGGGCTGAAGGTGGACTCAGCGCGGCCGGCATAGGCGGTGGCGCCTACGGGGCGGGCGGCACCATAGCCATCACCGGCGGCACCGTCACCGCCATTGGTGGCTTCTTTACCAACACAGGCGGTTCGGCAATTGGCGGCGGATTCTATGGCGCCGGGGCCACCATTGAGATTGGCCCCTTGGCCACTATTAAGGCCTACTCCATGGGCAACAACTCCGCGCCTTACGAGCCGCCTATCAACGCGTCAAGTCTTTCCGGTGGCGGCTATTTCGTCAACGCCATTTTCGATGGCTCCGTTGATGTCGACCAATTCTGGATCGTCGATGCTACTACGGGTGTGGTGTTGGACACGATGGATATGCCCGCCCACTACACCGCGTTTGCTTACACCACCGGTGCGGCCAAACGCGACGATGTGGTGATTGCAGTCAAGGATGGCGCGCCGGTGGGTGACGTGGTGCGCAAGTCAAATGACCTCCTGACTTATTCGATCAACACATTGAACGGGTACTCAGCTGACAATCCACCCGACCCAACTTGGCTGGGCGTCAAGTTGCGCGCGGCCTACGTTATCGCGGAAAGGCACGTTGATGTTGACGGCCAGCCAATACCGGGCCAGCCGGACATCATCACCCGGATTCCGGTAGCAACACCGACCTATTCCAAGACGCTGCCCGCCATTGCCGGTTATGCCACCCTGGGCTATTTCATTGGTCACCCCTTCAACCCACCCACCGATTCTTATACTGCCGGGCACAATGTCTCGATCAACCCGGTAACGGGCCACGAAACCGTCTACATGGTCTATAACGACAAATCTGACCTGACGGTGGCAAAACAGGTAACCGGCGCCAGCGGTGACTACTCGAAATCCTTCGGTTTCTCTGTCTTCCTTTATGCCGACATCGATGGCCTTTCGGCGTTGGCGAACCAGGACTATAGCTACACAATCACCGGGAGAGGGATTAGCTCGCCACTTACCGGCAAATTGAACACTGACGGCAACGGCAAGGTCACCTTCGCCTTGAAACACGGCCAGTCCATCAAAATCACTGGACTGCCGTTGGCCAGCTATGTCCGGATTGTTGAGGAGACCAGTTCCGGTTATGACACAACCTTTGTGGACAGTGCCGATGGTCAAACCGAGGCAGGCGAGGACACACTGCTGCCTGTTGGCGCTGGTCTTAGGGAGAATCTGGCCGGCCGGACCTACACCTTCTACAACGAACGAATGGCCGTGCCGCCAGCAGGGCTGGTGCAGGGTCACCAGCCCTACACCGGGCTGTTTGGTCTGGCTTTGGGTTTGACCTATGCCCTGGTGACGCTGACCGCCAAGAATCGGCTGCAGGTTCGCCCTGACCACCGGAAAGGGCGGCTGTCATGACTGTCCAGATCAAGTGGCGTGAAACCACCCCAGCGCAGACCAAACCGGATAAGCCGGTTGCCCCAGCCAACCCGACTGACGAAACCGACGTTGAAGTTGTCAACGACTCGGTCTGGCGCCGCCTTGGCCTGCTTGGCTTGAAAATTGGCCTGATTGCCGGCATTGGCGTGCTGCTTTTCACCTTGGTCTATGGCTTCCATCACAGCGCCGACCCGGCCATGCACCCAGCCGTCAAAGACGGTGACCTGACCTTGTTCTATCGCTGGGACAAAGACTACCGAGCCGGCGATCTGGTGGTGCTCCGCTTCGAGGGCCAAACCCAAATCCGCCGAGTAGTGGCAGTGGCCGGCGACAGAGTCGACATTACCGAGGAGGGCCTGCTAATCAATGGCGGGCTTCAAATCGAACCGGATATTCATTTGCCAACCGAACAATTCGCCGGGGGTGTCGGTTTTCCCCTGGTTGTGCCCGAGGGCCACATATTCGTGCTAGGAGACGCCAGAGATGTAGCCGCCGACAGCCGCATCTACGGCCCAGTAAAAATCACCGACACGCAAGGGACGGTGATAAGCGTCATCAAGCGCAGGAACTTGTAACACCCGGCGCCAAGTCCACCGGCCCGAAACAAACCGGTTGACTCCCAAGAGCGCCAACTAGAAGAACTACAACCTAGACCCGCTAATTGAAAGGAACTAGACAAGATGAATAAGACTAAGAAACTTATGGCCCTGGCTTTGGCCGGTGGCTTGTGTTTCGGTTCGGCCAGCGCTGCCTACGCGGCCAATGGAGCACTCGAGACTGACGATCCGGAATCTCCGATCGAAGCCAAAATCACCAAGATTCTCACTCTGCCGGTCGGCACCGACATCCCGACGGAGACTTTTACTTTTGTCTTCACTCCGGAGGAGGTTGACGGCGACAGTTCAAGCACGGCCAAATCATCCATGCCGACCGTGACCGCGTCAGTCGACATTTCGGCCTCTAGCGATAGCGACGTGGATGATGGCGCGATCATCGTGATCCAAGAATCCGACGACTTTGTCGACGGGATCAATTGGCCGCACGCCGGTGTTTACGTCTATACGCTGACGGAAAGTGCCGCCCTGGCGACGTCTGGAATGACCTATTCCGGCGCCTCGTATGAGGTCACTTTCTGGGTGGAGAACTGCAAGGACACTGATCAGTGCCATCCCGGGCTGTACGTGGCCGGCCTTGGTGTCAAGACGATCACCGGTGACGACGGCAACCCAGTGACTGAGGAAAAGGTTGACCCGACTCCCGGTGGGGACGACGACACCTACTTCTACAGCCAGGTGATCTTCAACAACGGCTACATTGAGGGCGGCGACGGCGGCGATCCGAAGGATCCAAACAAGCACATGCTGTCGATCTCCAAAGCGGTCGACGGAGCCTATGCCGACCAGACAATGTACTTCCCGTTCGAGCTGAAGGTGACCAAGCCGAGCACCGGCGTTACCGGTACCCCGATCTACCGCGCCTTTGTGGTCGAGGATCAGGGTTCGGGACTGGTAGTGGTGACATCCACGGCCAACTGCGCCTCGAGCATCTTGAAGAATGACACAACGTATGGGAACTACTGTGAAGTCACATCTGGCGCCATGGCCGCGACTGCCATCAACATCAGGCACGGCCAACAGATCGTCTTTACCGATCTGCACGTTGGCGCCACCTATGAGGCCGTCGAGCTCTATGATTCGAACTACAGCGCCGAGGGCCTACTGGTGGTAAACGGTGCAACAGCGGTTGGCATCAGCCCCGATATGGCGGGCGATGACCTAACTACCGGTGCGCAGATCATTGGGGCTGGCGAGAACAGCGCCTCCATCACTAACACCCGCCTATCAGCCCCGCCCGAGGGCATTAGCCTGAACGATTGGCCTTTTATCATCCTGATCGTTTTGGCCCTGGCAGGTGGCTCGGCCTATGTGTACACAACCGTTCGCCGTGGCAAGAAGAGCCACGCCTAAATCTGGGCAGCCGTCCGGACCGTGTTGGCAGGGTCAGCCTTGAGTCTTGATCCAAGCCAACGCGACTAACCGGCGCTGTTCTAGCCCTGGGGGCGCATCGCCTAGCGCGCCCCCAGGGCAACCCACCCGAGTTGGCCAAGCGAGAGAGAAAGGAGGTCAGAAGTGAACACAGCGCAGAAGGCAGGCAAGCGAGCCATATGGCTGGCCAATGGCCTAGTTGATGTCACCGTGGTGGTGATAGTGCTGGTACTTCTGGCCTTTGGCGGTTACGCCTTTTGGGACAGCCGGCAGGTAGTCATGGCCGCCGATGCCTCTCGTTACCAGGTCTACAAGCCAACCGGAGAAGGCAGCCAACTCTCGTTTGCCGAACTCCAAGCCATCAACCCCGATGTCTTCGCCTGGCTAACCGTCTACGGGACGCATATTGACTATCCCGTGGTGCAGGGCCCCAACAACACCAAGTACGTCTCGACCAACGCGGAAGGACGCTACTCACTCAGCGGCGCTATCTTCTTGGACGCTTACCAGAAACGAGACTTCACGTCCTTCCCGTCTATTCTGTATGGCCACCACATGGAGCAAGCGGCCATGCTTGGCGAAGAAGGACTGTTCGCTGACAAGGCCTACTTCGAGGCCAGGCGCTACGGCATGTTGTACTTCGACGGCAAAGAGCACGGACTTGAGTTCTTCGCCTTTGTCCACGCCGACGCCTATGACCGGAAAGTCTTCAGGACTTCCATTAGCCGATCCGAGGATCGTGAAGCCTTCCTGACCATGATCAATGACATCGCCACGCATACCCGCGATGTGGACGTCGGCCCTGATGACCGGGTGGTCTTGCTGTCGACCTGTTCGGACGGCACAACCAACGGCCGGGACATTCTGGCGGCCCGGATATCTGATGAAGTCTTTGCCGACCCGTTCGCCACCGGACCAGGTGACGACCAAGCCGAGGCGGGCCTTTCATCCTGGTGGTCGAACATGCCGCTCTGGGCCCGAGCCGGCCTGATTGCCGCGGCCATACTGGCTGCCCTAATACTGCTCTTGACCCTAAGACAGGCCAAGAACCGCCGCCAACAACGTCGCGCAAACAGCGAGGTGGAATCATGATTCAGACCATCCGGCGGCGCCAAATAGGCCGCCAATGGGCAAAACTAACCTGCGGCCTGCTGGGAGTGCTGCTGGCATCCGGCCTGGCCGGAGGCCTGCCGGCTTCCCTGGCCCAGGCCACCCAGCCCGGTGAGGTCACCTTGACGGTGAGCCAGGTATTCACCTTCAGCGCCGCGTCCCAGGGGGTCAACTCAGTCTTTGACTACCGCCTGGCACCGACGGCAGAAGACAACCCCATGCCGCAAACCAGCGATCCGGGGGGCTTCACTTTCACCATTGACGGCACGGCTGATGTGCCAGTGGGCCCACTGACTTTTACCCGGCCTGGTATCTACACCTACGAACTGACCAACACCACCCCACCAAGAGACGGCTACGCCGTTGACGACGAGGTCTACACCCTCAGCATCTATGTCGAGGCTGATTTGACAACAACGATTGGCGTGGTGGCGCTCAAACGCGACAACACTAAAGCCATGGAGCTGTTGTTCGAGCACTCCTACATCACCGACAATCCCGATGTCGTTCCATCTCCTAGTCCCTCTGTGGGGCCCGGCCCCACCGGTCAGCCCAACGGCCCCCCTGGAACTAACGGCCAGGCCAACGCCAACCCTGGGGCCAATGGTCTGGAATCAACTGCGGGCAACCTTCCCTTCACCGGCGCCGATGTCCTAGTGCTGGCCCTAGCTGCCCTGGTCACGTTGCTGGCCGGCTGGCTGGCACTGCTAGCCAGACGCAACCGCCGCGACGAGCCCCAAGAAAGCATCTGATACCGCCATCCCGGCAATTGTGGGATCTCACCAATTTGGTGGGCACCAACTTTGCGGTGACCAGCAGGGACGCCGGTGCACCTGCGGTCATATGGTGGTCCGGTCCAACAAGACGACCGCGCAAAGAGGCCCCATGAGCTCGCAACCTACCACCAGCGACCCGCGACCGCAGGTCTTGGCGGATCTTGTCCTGGCCACAAACCGGATAGCCGGCCATACCCGTATCCGCCATAGCGCCCTGGTCGTAGCCGGCGCCGCCTGGGTGGCGGTGCTGGGGCAGATCACCATCCCCTTGCCCTTTTCGCCGGTGCCGCTTTCGCTGGGCAGCTTCGCGGTCCTGACTGCCGGCGCCGCCCTTGGAGCCAAGCGAGCCCTGGCGTCGATGTTGCTGTTCCTGGCCGCCGGTCTGGCCGGGGCGCCGGTCTTCGCTGGCGGCGGGCATGGTGCGGTGCCGACTTTGGGCTACGCCGTTGGCTACATCGCGGCCGCAACCCTGGTTGGCCACCTGGCAGCGCGCCGGTCCGGGAGCCACCGCCTGGCGACCTTCGGCACCATGGTGCTAGGCGCCGGGATTATCCACCTTTGTGGGGTGCCGTACTTGGCCTGGTCGGCCGGCCTGTCTTTGGCCCAGGCCACCGCTCTGGGCCTGGCGCCATTTGTGTTGGCAGACATCATCAAGGCCGCCTTGGCCGCCGGCCTGCTCCCGGCCATCTGGACACTTCGCACCACCCACTGCCGGCGCCATTGACCGGTCCCAAAGACGGCTGGTAAACGATTCCCGCCGGCTGCTCGGTGCTATTGACGTGCATAATTCACCAACCCCTAGACTTATGCACCGTGCTGCGATGGAACTGCTTGGACCAAATCCCTAAAAGCTTTGGTCCCTCTGTCACCTCGCTGGGCAACTACGACGGTATGCACTTGGGCCATCAGTATTTGATTGAGCAGGTGGTAGAGCGAGCCAGGGCAACCGGCCGGGCCAGCGCCGTCATTACCTTTGACCCGCATCCGGCCACGCTGCACCGGCCAGATGAGGCCTTGGTGCCGATCCAGTCGCTCCAAGACCGGCTCGAGGCCATGGGGGCCATGGGCCTCGACGCGGTTTGGGTCCAGCCCTACACCGAAGAATTCGCTGCCTTGACAGCCGCCCAATTCGTCCAGCAGTACCTGGTCGACGGCCTGCAGGCAACCGAAGTGGTGGTAGGCCACGACGTCCGTTTCGGGGCCGGTAACCAGGGCAACCTCCAGACCATGCAAGCCCTAGGCCAAGAACTGGACTTCGCGGTCACTGCCATAGACGACCAAGGCGATAGGGAAGAGCGCACGGTCAGCCGGTTTTCGTCATCGGGCGTCAGAGCCTCGCTGGCGGCCGGCGACGTGGCCCACGCCGCCCAGATCTTGGGCCGTCCCCATCGCGTCACCGGCGAGGTGGTCTACGGCGACGGGCGTGGCCACACGCTCGGTTTTCCCACCGCCAACTTAGGCGGGGTCATGACCGGCACCGTTCCGGCCGATGCCGTCTACGCCGGCTGGCTAATACAGCTCGAGTTGCCGCCCGATGACGCCGACAAGGTGCTGCCGGCCGCCATTTCGGTTGGTACCAACCCGACGTTTGGCGGTCGCGAGCGGCGGGTCGAGGCCTTTGTGCCGGGCCGGATCGACCTGAAGCTATATGGCCAGCAAGTGGCGCTGGACTTCGTTGGCCGGTTGCGCCATACGCTTGAGTTTTCCACCACTACGGCCCTGGTCATGCAGATGCACGATGACGCCGCCGCCTCCCTGCGGTTCCTGGCCTTGGCCGGCCGCCAGGGCGGCTAGCCCACTCCTGGCGCGAGTCCGGGCTTTGTCAGCACGGCCTGACTTCAGCCAGTCCGAGGCTCAGCAGCACCCGAAAGGCGGCGAGTTAGTGGCTCAGCAGCAAGTCCGGCGGGCGATGGTTTCGATTTCAACTTTGGCGCCCAGAGGCAGCCCGGCGACTTCGACGGTTGACCGCGCCGGCAGCGTAGGGCCAGTGAAGCGCTTGGCGTAGACGGCATTGACCGTGGCGAAATCTGCCATGTCTTGGAGGAAGACCGTGGTCTTGACTACATCTGAGAGCGTCAGGCCGGCGGCAGCCAAGACGGCTTCGATGTTGGAGATAGTGCGCTCGGCCTGGTCCGCGACGTCTGGGCCAACAAGCTGGCCGGTGGCCGGGTCGACCCCAGTCTGCCCGGAGGCAAAGACAAACGGCCCCACCGCCACCGCCTGGGAGTAGGGCCCAATCGGGGCTGGGGCAGCGGCAGTGGAGTAGGACTGGAGAGCGGGGTGTTGTGACATGGCGGAACCTTTCGCGATCAACTGGGCGAGCCTAACCTAGGCGCCTTGGCTTCGGCTCTAACCGGTCTGGCCGCAAGTCTCGGTCATTCGACCGGTGGTGTCAAAGCCCCTG includes these proteins:
- a CDS encoding bifunctional riboflavin kinase/FAD synthetase — encoded protein: MLRWNCLDQIPKSFGPSVTSLGNYDGMHLGHQYLIEQVVERARATGRASAVITFDPHPATLHRPDEALVPIQSLQDRLEAMGAMGLDAVWVQPYTEEFAALTAAQFVQQYLVDGLQATEVVVGHDVRFGAGNQGNLQTMQALGQELDFAVTAIDDQGDREERTVSRFSSSGVRASLAAGDVAHAAQILGRPHRVTGEVVYGDGRGHTLGFPTANLGGVMTGTVPADAVYAGWLIQLELPPDDADKVLPAAISVGTNPTFGGRERRVEAFVPGRIDLKLYGQQVALDFVGRLRHTLEFSTTTALVMQMHDDAAASLRFLALAGRQGG
- a CDS encoding biotin transporter BioY, with translation MSSQPTTSDPRPQVLADLVLATNRIAGHTRIRHSALVVAGAAWVAVLGQITIPLPFSPVPLSLGSFAVLTAGAALGAKRALASMLLFLAAGLAGAPVFAGGGHGAVPTLGYAVGYIAAATLVGHLAARRSGSHRLATFGTMVLGAGIIHLCGVPYLAWSAGLSLAQATALGLAPFVLADIIKAALAAGLLPAIWTLRTTHCRRH
- a CDS encoding RidA family protein: MSQHPALQSYSTAAAPAPIGPYSQAVAVGPFVFASGQTGVDPATGQLVGPDVADQAERTISNIEAVLAAAGLTLSDVVKTTVFLQDMADFATVNAVYAKRFTGPTLPARSTVEVAGLPLGAKVEIETIARRTCC
- the lepB gene encoding signal peptidase I, which translates into the protein MTVQIKWRETTPAQTKPDKPVAPANPTDETDVEVVNDSVWRRLGLLGLKIGLIAGIGVLLFTLVYGFHHSADPAMHPAVKDGDLTLFYRWDKDYRAGDLVVLRFEGQTQIRRVVAVAGDRVDITEEGLLINGGLQIEPDIHLPTEQFAGGVGFPLVVPEGHIFVLGDARDVAADSRIYGPVKITDTQGTVISVIKRRNL
- the srtB gene encoding class B sortase — its product is MNTAQKAGKRAIWLANGLVDVTVVVIVLVLLAFGGYAFWDSRQVVMAADASRYQVYKPTGEGSQLSFAELQAINPDVFAWLTVYGTHIDYPVVQGPNNTKYVSTNAEGRYSLSGAIFLDAYQKRDFTSFPSILYGHHMEQAAMLGEEGLFADKAYFEARRYGMLYFDGKEHGLEFFAFVHADAYDRKVFRTSISRSEDREAFLTMINDIATHTRDVDVGPDDRVVLLSTCSDGTTNGRDILAARISDEVFADPFATGPGDDQAEAGLSSWWSNMPLWARAGLIAAAILAALILLLTLRQAKNRRQQRRANSEVES